From a region of the Sulfuriferula plumbiphila genome:
- a CDS encoding type I polyketide synthase — MAKRVAITGFSFRFPGTNITEYWSDLMNGRDLVTEVDPERWAQDTFRHPNKNHPGTSYTFAAGSIGDISTFDAGFFGISPREAALMDPQQRLLLEMSWEALENSGIKPSTLHGSQCGVFIGIASADYSYRLADDLAAVDSSVATGNTASIAANRISYVLDLRGPSMAIDTACSSSMVAFHQACRSILSGESTQALAGGVSLHLHPYGFITFSKASMLSRRGRCSVFDASGDGYVRSEGGGIFFLKDYDQAIADGNPILAVVANSAINTDGRKSGLTVPNPKTQAALLEQAYVQAGIDPAAIDYIEAHGTGTIVGDPIEARAIGEALGKRRPKNSPLLIGSVKSNLGHLEAASGVAGLVKALQCIQHRMVPATIGLETPNPNIRFDAWNIEVVTKNRPLKKNGKLIIGVNSFGFGGANAHVILESHEQPQSKTPEHPQDTLLPVILSAKDSVALKAAAREFSAFLKKQPQAALYDIAHNAAFRREWHEHRTMVYGATPKAIAKALLNFANDVPEQLMVETGVALEAPSGVAFIYSGNGSQWAGMGKRLLEEEPLFREAIREVDAIFRRHADYSLEDELAGKNGEGRYQYTEIAQPALFALQVGITQMLRHRGITPVAVAGHSVGEVAAAWASGALTLEAAVDVIYYRSHAQGTTKGNGQMTAVGLGQEVAHDLLAELGLTQSLALAGINSSHGVTIAGSPKLLTRLESALNERDIFNKRLDLDYAFHSPAMDEIETSVRQTLAELQPSESLVPFYSTVTGNLLDGTELNAEYWWHNIRKPVLFKQAIKSILDGGINIFIEIGPHAVLRSYINDCLTDLATEGRIIPTVARGDDAPQRVWGACSQAVIAGASIDWQRVFSWPGRFVRLPNYPWQRERHWHPVMPESIGLLDRRKVHPLLGYPLQQHELTWENQLDTKLNPTLADHVVGEATIFPGTGFSELALAAALAWHPGDLAEIEELEIRSPLLLSDDHAMLVRLSIEAQDGSLTIKGREHVGTEPWTLHAVGRILRDPRDILLRQESPVLPTRQPDFNSASHEALTQAAGLAYGPAFQCIDYGWVEDNSVLAVFKTPESIETELEHTHLHPALLDCTFQLIIQLLKEDLGVHDGITFVPTKMGRIAFRASKAKPSLARATLLRRTSHSLTAEFTVFDTDGVTIAVVKEARFRSIRLSKNAADHLRFLDYHGTPKPHAFTPDATPTIAFERVQSAIAELAKRAALKGSHRRYSEEVDPLLDSLCSRFTRQALQLLSTDGQKLSSQEILAFQTANPEIKPFLDHLLTLAEDDQTMAKSQDGWTILPDQDNQASAQDIWNSLVADYPDYFQIVHSVGRIGMHLKSLLEGGLTLAQTCPQESSLATLTRQVLGAESKQNVGRALRDLIARGMNQLPEGQRLGIVEISEGSPSFAMDACVAMDFNCCDYAFASTSAATLEDAARLKERFPAIETHLTDTTGDQYSIAPLAACQIAIVTLDFSTLEEAMGALEYARTCLAPGGSLIVIGQHPSRWIDFVFGGQRKNWSPSENGTWLSNQRTALFWQQQLQQPDFSSADIFELSPDTLSGPYLLLAQLAESALSTALSRKAMPRSWVLLADQNGYSAQLSDHLTKKLQARGDLVVQACPGDTAHIESLLLDTTASYGQLDGIVHLAGLSPQPAKAEAEAVLDQQVARCATAASIIQACETTLTNTTCWLITTGAATDLLPHRGPAETPVSAIIPVDAALWGFGRTLINEASNYTIRLVDLEDPLAIETVATALDREFEQPDNEQEIILTRRGARYAPRLRLEPRPLPQEHHEIESPTIRLGFQLPGQLRNLRWEAHARSAPADDEIEVEVHATGLNFRDVMYALGLLSDEAIENGFAGPTLGLEFSGTVRSVGSKACGFAPGDQVVGFGPSSFGNRVITQASAISHIPPGISFEAAATIPSTFFTVYYALHHLARLQPGEKVLIHGAAGGVGIAAIQLAKWIGAEIYVTAGSDEKRDFLRLLGVDHIFDSRSLAFADEILAQTDGKGVDVVLNSLAGEAINRNLRVLKPFGRFLELGKRDFYENTKIGLRPFRNNISYFGIDADQLMQSRPGLTRSLFAEVMALFTEGVLHPLPYHVFEAEDIVDAFRYMQQARQIGKIVITYRNGISQVHTPSPATRKHLILAADASYLVTGGLGGFGLRTAEWLVSKGARNLVLISRSGPSSEEARNAIGRLEKQGVNVHAASCDITDKNAISALLAEIAKALPPLKGIVHAATVINDGLIRNMDADQIRSVLAPKALGAHYLHEMTLDTPLDFFILFSSATTLFGNPGQGNYVAANACLEALAKHRRATGLAATCVRWGAIDDVGFLARNKKIKDALQSRMGGSALNSAVALDALESLLLADRSGLGILELDWKALARFLPSARTSKFSEMGQHGGDSDADEDNSENIQRLLTELSDTELLASITKMIKSEVGEIIRVSPDKIDATRSIYDMGLDSLMGVELVIALEARFSMRLPVMALSESPTIAKLAERMIVQLKGSEEVEINSSEANTRTQVQQVAAQHGAEVTAESIASLVEDIQSRGGAPSNNRMIR, encoded by the coding sequence ATGGCAAAACGAGTTGCAATTACCGGGTTTTCCTTCAGATTTCCAGGCACGAATATCACCGAATATTGGTCGGACTTGATGAATGGCCGCGATCTGGTGACAGAGGTCGATCCGGAACGATGGGCGCAGGACACCTTCCGCCATCCGAACAAGAATCATCCGGGAACGAGCTATACGTTTGCAGCAGGCTCTATCGGAGACATCTCAACATTCGATGCGGGATTCTTTGGCATTTCCCCACGGGAAGCCGCCCTGATGGACCCGCAGCAGCGATTGCTGCTCGAAATGAGCTGGGAGGCGCTGGAAAATTCGGGGATCAAGCCATCCACTCTTCACGGTAGCCAGTGCGGCGTCTTTATTGGCATCGCCAGTGCTGACTATTCCTATCGGCTGGCCGACGATCTCGCTGCTGTTGACTCGTCGGTCGCTACCGGCAATACCGCGAGCATCGCGGCAAACCGCATCTCCTATGTTCTTGACCTGCGTGGTCCCAGTATGGCGATCGATACCGCCTGCTCGTCTTCAATGGTGGCATTTCACCAGGCATGCCGCTCGATCCTCTCGGGAGAGAGCACCCAGGCGCTTGCAGGAGGGGTCAGCCTGCATCTGCATCCCTACGGTTTCATTACCTTCTCCAAGGCATCCATGTTGTCCCGGCGTGGGCGATGCAGTGTTTTCGACGCATCCGGCGATGGTTACGTGCGTTCCGAAGGCGGGGGTATTTTTTTCCTCAAGGACTACGACCAGGCCATAGCCGACGGCAATCCGATCCTGGCCGTCGTTGCAAATTCCGCGATCAACACGGATGGCCGAAAATCCGGCCTGACAGTGCCAAACCCAAAGACCCAGGCGGCTCTATTGGAACAGGCTTACGTCCAGGCTGGCATCGATCCAGCGGCAATCGACTACATCGAAGCTCATGGCACCGGCACGATCGTAGGTGACCCGATTGAAGCACGAGCCATTGGCGAGGCGCTGGGCAAGCGCCGCCCCAAAAATAGCCCACTCCTTATCGGCTCGGTGAAGAGCAATCTTGGGCATCTCGAAGCGGCCTCTGGCGTGGCGGGACTGGTAAAGGCGCTGCAATGCATCCAGCATCGGATGGTACCGGCAACTATTGGCCTCGAAACTCCCAATCCGAACATTCGGTTCGACGCTTGGAACATCGAGGTCGTTACCAAAAACCGGCCTCTCAAAAAAAACGGAAAGCTCATTATCGGAGTCAATTCCTTCGGCTTCGGGGGCGCCAATGCACATGTGATTCTGGAAAGTCATGAACAACCACAATCAAAGACACCCGAACACCCCCAAGACACGCTTCTGCCAGTCATACTTTCAGCAAAGGACAGTGTCGCACTGAAAGCGGCAGCCCGCGAGTTTTCCGCCTTCCTGAAGAAGCAACCTCAGGCCGCGCTTTACGACATCGCCCACAACGCCGCATTTCGGCGCGAATGGCATGAGCACCGTACAATGGTCTACGGTGCCACACCAAAAGCCATTGCCAAGGCGCTGCTCAACTTTGCAAACGATGTGCCTGAGCAACTCATGGTGGAAACCGGAGTCGCATTGGAAGCACCTTCCGGTGTCGCCTTTATCTACTCGGGCAATGGCTCCCAATGGGCGGGAATGGGCAAGCGCCTGCTGGAAGAGGAGCCGCTATTCAGAGAGGCCATCCGCGAAGTAGATGCCATTTTCCGTCGCCATGCCGACTACTCACTGGAGGACGAACTGGCCGGCAAGAATGGCGAAGGCCGCTACCAATACACGGAAATCGCGCAACCCGCCCTGTTCGCTCTTCAGGTCGGAATCACACAAATGCTGCGGCACCGGGGTATCACGCCTGTAGCAGTGGCGGGTCACAGCGTAGGCGAAGTGGCTGCGGCCTGGGCATCGGGCGCATTGACGCTCGAAGCTGCGGTGGATGTGATCTATTACCGTAGCCACGCGCAGGGAACCACCAAGGGCAACGGTCAAATGACTGCCGTAGGTTTGGGGCAGGAAGTCGCCCATGACCTGCTTGCAGAACTGGGCCTGACACAGTCGCTTGCGCTAGCCGGAATCAATAGCTCCCATGGGGTGACCATCGCCGGTAGCCCAAAATTGCTCACCCGCCTTGAGTCAGCTTTAAACGAACGTGACATCTTCAATAAACGGCTGGACCTTGACTACGCATTTCACAGCCCGGCCATGGACGAAATCGAAACCAGTGTCAGACAGACACTGGCAGAACTCCAACCCAGCGAATCCCTCGTGCCGTTCTACTCGACCGTCACCGGCAATCTGCTGGATGGAACGGAACTCAATGCGGAATACTGGTGGCACAACATCCGCAAACCCGTGTTGTTCAAGCAAGCGATCAAGAGCATTCTGGACGGCGGCATCAACATCTTCATCGAAATCGGTCCCCATGCTGTTTTACGCAGTTACATCAATGACTGTCTGACAGACTTGGCGACAGAGGGCCGCATCATTCCCACAGTCGCTCGCGGTGACGATGCCCCTCAACGGGTTTGGGGGGCATGCAGCCAGGCGGTGATCGCCGGCGCAAGCATCGACTGGCAGCGCGTGTTTTCATGGCCTGGCCGTTTTGTCCGGCTACCGAATTACCCGTGGCAGCGCGAGCGCCACTGGCACCCGGTTATGCCGGAATCCATTGGTTTGCTCGATCGGCGCAAAGTCCATCCCCTGCTGGGTTACCCGCTCCAACAGCACGAGCTCACCTGGGAAAACCAGCTCGATACAAAACTCAACCCCACCCTGGCCGATCATGTGGTCGGGGAGGCCACCATATTCCCGGGCACAGGCTTTTCCGAACTCGCCCTGGCAGCCGCGTTAGCTTGGCATCCCGGCGATCTTGCCGAGATCGAAGAACTCGAAATCCGCTCCCCGCTGCTGTTGAGCGATGACCACGCCATGCTCGTCCGCTTGAGCATCGAGGCACAAGACGGCAGCTTGACGATCAAAGGCAGGGAGCATGTCGGCACAGAACCCTGGACCCTGCACGCTGTGGGCCGCATCCTGCGTGATCCTCGCGACATTCTGCTGCGACAGGAAAGCCCCGTATTGCCCACACGCCAGCCTGATTTCAACAGCGCCAGCCATGAAGCACTTACCCAGGCAGCCGGCCTCGCTTATGGCCCGGCGTTCCAGTGCATCGATTACGGCTGGGTAGAAGACAATTCTGTACTGGCCGTCTTCAAAACACCGGAAAGCATAGAGACCGAACTGGAGCATACCCACCTCCACCCGGCCCTGCTGGATTGCACCTTCCAGTTAATCATCCAGTTGTTGAAGGAGGATTTGGGCGTTCACGATGGCATTACCTTTGTCCCCACCAAAATGGGGCGAATCGCCTTCCGCGCCAGCAAGGCGAAGCCCAGCCTTGCCCGTGCCACGCTTCTGCGTCGAACCTCACACTCCCTGACAGCAGAGTTTACCGTTTTTGATACTGACGGCGTAACCATAGCCGTCGTCAAGGAAGCCCGATTCCGCAGCATTCGCCTGAGCAAAAACGCAGCGGATCATCTGCGTTTTCTCGATTACCACGGCACACCGAAACCCCACGCCTTTACGCCTGATGCCACGCCGACTATCGCCTTCGAACGCGTTCAGTCAGCCATTGCCGAACTGGCAAAGCGTGCAGCACTCAAGGGATCCCATCGTCGCTACTCGGAAGAAGTGGACCCCTTACTGGATAGCTTGTGCAGCCGCTTCACCCGGCAGGCACTACAACTACTATCAACAGATGGCCAAAAACTATCCTCCCAGGAAATTCTGGCTTTCCAGACCGCCAACCCAGAAATCAAGCCTTTCCTTGACCATCTGCTAACCTTGGCAGAAGACGATCAGACTATGGCGAAAAGTCAAGATGGGTGGACAATTCTGCCGGACCAGGATAACCAAGCTTCAGCCCAGGACATCTGGAACAGCCTGGTTGCCGATTACCCAGACTATTTCCAGATCGTGCACTCGGTGGGACGTATCGGGATGCATCTCAAGTCGCTCCTGGAAGGGGGCCTGACGCTGGCCCAGACATGCCCTCAGGAGTCATCACTGGCGACGCTGACGCGCCAAGTGCTCGGCGCTGAAAGCAAACAGAACGTCGGGCGGGCCTTGCGGGATTTGATTGCACGGGGAATGAACCAACTGCCTGAAGGCCAACGCTTGGGCATCGTTGAAATCAGTGAAGGATCCCCTTCATTTGCCATGGATGCCTGCGTCGCCATGGATTTCAATTGCTGTGATTATGCTTTCGCCAGCACCTCTGCCGCTACGCTGGAGGATGCCGCCCGGCTCAAAGAGCGCTTTCCTGCCATCGAGACTCATCTGACCGACACTACTGGCGACCAATACAGTATCGCCCCGTTAGCCGCCTGCCAGATCGCCATCGTCACGCTCGATTTCAGCACCTTGGAGGAAGCGATGGGTGCGTTGGAGTACGCCCGCACCTGCCTCGCTCCCGGCGGCTCCCTTATTGTCATCGGACAACACCCCTCGCGCTGGATCGATTTTGTTTTTGGCGGACAACGCAAAAACTGGTCCCCATCGGAAAATGGCACATGGCTATCGAATCAACGCACTGCTCTGTTCTGGCAACAGCAACTGCAACAACCTGATTTTTCCAGTGCCGACATCTTTGAACTGTCCCCGGACACCCTCTCCGGCCCCTATTTGCTGCTGGCCCAACTGGCAGAAAGCGCATTGTCGACAGCCCTATCCCGCAAGGCTATGCCCCGCAGCTGGGTTCTGCTGGCAGACCAGAACGGCTACTCGGCGCAACTGTCCGATCACTTGACAAAGAAATTGCAGGCGCGGGGCGATCTCGTCGTACAAGCCTGCCCTGGCGACACTGCCCACATCGAGTCCTTGCTGCTGGATACCACCGCCAGCTACGGACAACTCGACGGCATCGTACACCTGGCCGGGCTCTCCCCCCAGCCAGCCAAGGCCGAGGCGGAAGCCGTTCTGGACCAACAGGTGGCTCGATGCGCCACCGCCGCCAGCATCATTCAGGCTTGCGAAACAACCCTGACGAACACTACCTGCTGGCTGATCACTACCGGCGCCGCCACCGACCTGCTACCCCATCGCGGCCCCGCCGAAACTCCGGTATCGGCCATCATCCCCGTAGACGCTGCGCTATGGGGCTTTGGTCGAACCCTCATCAACGAAGCCTCCAACTACACTATCCGCCTAGTCGATCTGGAAGACCCTCTGGCGATCGAAACCGTCGCCACGGCTCTGGATAGAGAATTCGAGCAACCGGACAACGAACAGGAAATCATCCTGACCAGACGCGGCGCACGCTATGCCCCGCGCCTGCGCCTCGAGCCGCGACCCCTGCCCCAGGAACACCATGAGATCGAAAGCCCAACGATACGCCTCGGCTTCCAGCTCCCTGGTCAACTGCGCAATCTGCGTTGGGAAGCCCACGCGCGCAGCGCACCCGCTGACGATGAAATCGAAGTCGAAGTCCACGCCACCGGCCTCAATTTCCGTGACGTCATGTACGCCCTTGGCCTACTCTCCGACGAAGCCATCGAAAACGGTTTTGCCGGCCCGACACTGGGTCTCGAATTTTCTGGAACCGTGCGCAGCGTAGGCAGCAAGGCATGCGGATTCGCGCCGGGAGATCAGGTTGTGGGCTTCGGCCCTTCCAGCTTCGGCAACCGGGTAATCACCCAAGCCAGCGCCATCTCCCACATCCCGCCCGGAATTTCCTTCGAGGCGGCGGCGACCATTCCCAGCACCTTCTTCACGGTCTATTACGCCCTGCACCATCTGGCGCGGCTACAACCGGGCGAAAAGGTACTCATCCACGGCGCAGCCGGCGGTGTAGGCATTGCCGCCATCCAGCTCGCCAAATGGATTGGTGCCGAAATCTACGTCACGGCCGGGTCAGACGAAAAACGCGACTTCCTGCGCCTGCTGGGTGTTGATCACATCTTCGACTCCCGCTCACTGGCTTTTGCCGACGAAATCCTGGCCCAGACGGATGGAAAAGGCGTGGACGTCGTGCTTAACTCCCTCGCCGGGGAGGCCATCAACCGCAACTTGCGGGTGCTCAAACCCTTCGGTCGTTTCCTGGAACTCGGCAAACGGGATTTCTACGAAAACACCAAGATCGGCCTGCGCCCCTTCCGCAACAACATCAGCTACTTCGGCATCGATGCGGACCAGTTGATGCAGTCGCGCCCCGGCCTCACCCGCAGCCTTTTCGCCGAGGTCATGGCCTTGTTTACCGAAGGCGTGCTCCATCCCCTGCCCTATCACGTCTTCGAAGCCGAAGATATTGTCGATGCCTTCCGCTACATGCAGCAGGCGCGCCAGATCGGCAAGATCGTCATCACCTATCGAAATGGCATCAGCCAGGTTCACACCCCAAGCCCTGCCACCCGGAAGCATCTGATACTCGCTGCCGATGCCTCCTATCTGGTGACGGGCGGTCTTGGCGGTTTTGGTCTTAGAACTGCGGAATGGCTGGTCAGCAAAGGTGCTCGCAACCTCGTTTTGATCAGCCGTAGCGGCCCAAGCTCCGAAGAGGCCAGGAACGCCATTGGCCGACTGGAAAAACAAGGGGTCAACGTTCACGCAGCCTCCTGCGACATTACCGACAAAAATGCTATTTCAGCCCTGCTGGCCGAAATAGCCAAGGCACTGCCCCCCCTCAAGGGCATCGTTCATGCCGCCACGGTCATCAATGACGGACTGATCCGTAACATGGATGCGGATCAGATTCGTAGCGTGCTCGCGCCCAAGGCATTGGGCGCACACTACCTGCATGAAATGACTCTCGACACACCGCTGGACTTCTTCATCCTCTTCTCATCGGCCACCACCCTGTTCGGCAATCCTGGTCAAGGCAACTATGTTGCCGCCAATGCTTGCCTGGAAGCCTTGGCGAAACATCGCCGAGCCACCGGTCTGGCCGCTACCTGTGTGCGCTGGGGCGCGATTGACGATGTGGGATTCCTGGCTCGCAATAAAAAAATAAAGGATGCCCTGCAAAGCCGCATGGGCGGATCGGCGCTCAATTCCGCCGTTGCCCTTGACGCTCTGGAGAGCCTGCTGCTTGCCGACCGCTCTGGGCTTGGAATACTAGAACTCGACTGGAAGGCACTGGCGCGTTTCCTGCCCAGCGCCAGAACCTCCAAGTTCAGCGAGATGGGACAGCATGGTGGTGACAGCGACGCAGATGAAGACAACAGCGAAAACATTCAGCGTCTGCTCACGGAACTGTCCGATACAGAACTCCTGGCAAGCATCACCAAAATGATCAAAAGCGAAGTCGGCGAAATTATCCGCGTCTCTCCAGACAAAATCGACGCCACACGGTCCATCTATGACATGGGTTTGGACTCGCTAATGGGTGTGGAACTGGTCATCGCACTCGAAGCCCGTTTCAGCATGCGCCTGCCGGTAATGGCGCTGAGCGAGAGCCCGACTATCGCCAAACTTGCCGAGCGCATGATCGTACAACTGAAGGGAAGCGAAGAAGTGGAAATTAATAGCAGTGAGGCGAATACCCGCACCCAGGTACAGCAGGTAGCCGCTCAGCATGGCGCAGAGGTAACGGCTGAGTCTATCGCCAGCCTGGTCGAAGATATCCAGTCACGTGGTGGGGCGCCCTCCAATAACCGGATGATCCGATAA
- a CDS encoding aminotransferase class I/II-fold pyridoxal phosphate-dependent enzyme, with product MARKGLPGLTAQIKDKLIQQALERRLRQAKQESNAEAPTRSPTGIVNIPEQHYHFHLHPGYQQIRIINDGAARLGIGNPFFKLHEGIAGATTRIGGREYINYASYNYLALSGHPEITEAAKTAIDRYGTSVSASRLVSGERPIHRELEQAIAKVYGVDDAIVLVSGHATNVTTIGYLFRPKDLILHDELSHNSILQGITLSGARRLPFPHNDWSALDAILAEQRHHFERVLIVLEGIYSMDGDYPDLPHFVEIKRRHRAFLMVDEAHSFGVMGKTGHGIREHFGLEGGDVDIWMGTLSKALAGCGGYIAGETALVEHLKFLAPGFLYSVGMPPPVAAASLAAIQCLQREPERVTTLQQRGRFFLEQAKAAGIDTGTSTGLAVIPTIAGSSIKAARLSAALFDQGINVQPILYPAVPEKSARLRFFVSCEHSEAQIRATVQVLATELKLM from the coding sequence ATGGCACGCAAAGGACTCCCTGGCCTCACCGCCCAGATCAAGGACAAACTCATCCAGCAGGCTCTCGAACGCCGGCTCCGACAGGCCAAGCAAGAGAGCAACGCCGAAGCCCCCACCCGTTCACCTACAGGCATAGTAAACATCCCGGAGCAGCACTACCACTTCCATCTGCATCCAGGCTACCAGCAAATTCGCATCATCAATGATGGCGCAGCCCGGCTGGGTATTGGCAACCCTTTCTTTAAACTGCACGAAGGAATTGCCGGTGCGACCACCCGAATCGGCGGCCGGGAGTACATCAACTACGCCAGCTACAATTACCTCGCACTTTCTGGCCACCCCGAGATTACTGAAGCCGCCAAAACAGCCATCGACCGCTACGGCACATCGGTTTCCGCAAGCCGGCTCGTGTCTGGAGAGCGGCCAATTCATCGAGAACTCGAACAGGCTATCGCCAAAGTCTATGGCGTAGACGACGCCATCGTTTTAGTTAGCGGACACGCCACCAACGTCACCACCATCGGCTACCTGTTTAGACCCAAAGATCTCATCCTTCACGATGAACTCAGCCATAACAGCATCTTGCAAGGAATAACGCTCTCAGGCGCCAGGCGCCTCCCTTTCCCCCACAACGATTGGTCCGCCCTGGATGCCATTCTCGCCGAACAGCGCCACCACTTCGAGCGTGTGCTGATCGTGCTGGAAGGCATCTACAGCATGGATGGAGACTATCCAGACCTGCCCCACTTCGTCGAGATCAAACGCAGGCACCGGGCCTTCCTGATGGTGGATGAAGCCCACTCCTTCGGCGTCATGGGCAAGACCGGGCACGGTATCCGCGAGCATTTCGGACTCGAAGGAGGAGACGTGGATATCTGGATGGGTACCCTGAGCAAAGCACTGGCTGGCTGTGGCGGTTACATCGCCGGTGAGACGGCACTGGTGGAGCACCTCAAGTTTCTTGCACCCGGTTTTCTTTACAGCGTGGGCATGCCGCCACCCGTCGCTGCCGCATCCCTGGCTGCCATCCAATGTCTGCAACGCGAGCCAGAGCGTGTTACAACCCTGCAGCAGCGGGGGCGGTTTTTCCTGGAGCAGGCCAAAGCAGCCGGCATCGATACCGGCACCAGCACAGGCTTGGCCGTCATCCCCACCATTGCCGGCAGTTCCATCAAGGCGGCGCGCTTGTCGGCAGCGTTGTTCGACCAAGGCATTAACGTGCAACCCATCCTCTACCCGGCAGTTCCGGAAAAATCCGCCCGACTGCGCTTCTTCGTCTCCTGCGAGCATAGCGAAGCGCAAATACGGGCAACAGTTCAGGTGCTCGCCACCGAACTCAAGCTGATGTAG
- a CDS encoding 2-oxo acid dehydrogenase subunit E2, producing MANHFSTTVSQLIALIKQPPSPGTRRPYPKLRNFILDVMAEGRRKNTINLLFEADLTPIQQHLAQYAVQHGGRISMTTYIAKSLACAIDEDKTIHAYRYGKSKLMVFDDIDLSIMVEREIDGETMPITLIVRAANHKHIGDIYQELQAAKTAPLGEHGPMSALEKQFFELPSPLRKIIWFFIRRDPHLFKQLAGTVGITSMGMHASGPAVIIPITPMTLTLSIGAISKRLVLEDSRPVERDFIQMNLGANHDIIDGAPLMRFADRFKQKLQTGCALAHPQSTQ from the coding sequence ATGGCAAATCACTTTTCCACGACCGTGTCGCAACTCATCGCGCTGATTAAGCAGCCGCCGTCTCCCGGCACGCGTCGGCCTTATCCAAAACTGCGCAACTTCATCCTTGATGTGATGGCTGAAGGGCGCCGCAAGAACACCATCAACCTGTTATTTGAAGCGGATCTCACACCCATACAGCAACATCTTGCGCAATACGCCGTGCAGCATGGCGGGCGTATTTCCATGACCACCTACATCGCCAAGTCCCTCGCCTGCGCCATTGACGAAGACAAAACTATCCATGCCTATCGGTACGGAAAGTCCAAGCTGATGGTGTTTGACGACATTGACCTTTCCATCATGGTGGAACGTGAAATCGACGGTGAAACCATGCCCATTACCCTCATCGTGCGTGCGGCCAATCACAAGCACATCGGCGATATTTACCAGGAACTCCAGGCTGCCAAGACCGCCCCATTGGGCGAACATGGGCCAATGTCAGCCCTGGAAAAACAATTCTTCGAGCTACCCTCCCCGCTGCGCAAGATCATCTGGTTTTTCATCCGCCGCGACCCGCATCTTTTCAAGCAACTGGCAGGCACGGTGGGAATCACATCGATGGGTATGCACGCCAGTGGCCCAGCGGTGATAATTCCCATCACCCCCATGACTTTGACCCTGTCCATTGGCGCGATCAGCAAAAGACTGGTGCTGGAGGACAGCCGGCCCGTTGAACGCGATTTCATCCAGATGAATCTCGGAGCCAATCACGACATCATCGACGGCGCCCCGCTCATGCGCTTTGCCGACCGGTTCAAGCAGAAGTTACAAACGGGTTGCGCCCTGGCGCATCCTCAGTCTACGCAATGA